Proteins encoded by one window of Halomonas sp. Bachu 37:
- a CDS encoding 3-hydroxybutyrate dehydrogenase, whose translation MNEHGKNATPRVALVTGTSSGIGEAVVKHLCQLGHQVLAVDFNPAGENVAEAAGAAFFQADLTDPEACRAAVAEANKRFGGVDILVNNAGIQHVAPIEEFPEEKWRQIIDLMLTAPFLLTQAAWPHMRENGWGRVINIASVHAQVASPGKSAYVSAKHGMIGLTKTAALEGGAQGITANTICPAYVKTPLVDNQIADQARMHGMEEQEVIENIMLKNAAVKRLIEPAEVAEMVAFLASDSAGAVTGSSWNIDLGWTAQ comes from the coding sequence ATGAATGAGCATGGAAAAAACGCGACCCCTCGAGTAGCCCTGGTGACGGGCACCAGCAGCGGCATCGGTGAGGCAGTAGTAAAGCATCTATGTCAGCTAGGCCATCAAGTACTGGCAGTGGATTTCAACCCGGCGGGCGAGAACGTGGCGGAAGCTGCGGGCGCCGCCTTCTTCCAGGCGGACCTGACCGACCCCGAGGCCTGCCGTGCCGCCGTAGCGGAGGCCAACAAGCGGTTCGGAGGAGTGGATATTCTCGTCAATAATGCCGGAATTCAGCATGTGGCACCGATAGAAGAGTTTCCGGAAGAGAAATGGCGCCAGATCATCGACTTGATGCTTACCGCGCCTTTCCTGTTGACGCAGGCGGCATGGCCACATATGCGCGAAAACGGCTGGGGGCGCGTGATCAATATTGCCTCGGTTCACGCACAGGTAGCATCACCGGGTAAGTCCGCTTACGTCAGCGCTAAACATGGCATGATCGGTTTGACCAAGACAGCGGCCCTTGAAGGCGGTGCGCAGGGAATCACTGCCAATACGATCTGTCCCGCTTATGTGAAAACTCCGCTGGTAGACAATCAGATTGCTGACCAGGCCAGGATGCATGGTATGGAAGAGCAGGAAGTCATCGAAAATATCATGTTGAAGAATGCGGCGGTCAAGCGGTTGATCGAGCCGGCTGAAGTGGCAGAAATGGTGGCTTTCCTGGCCTCCGATTCAGCCGGGGCGGTTACCGGCAGCAGCTGGAACATCGACCTCGGATGGACCGCGCAATAA
- a CDS encoding CoA transferase subunit B: protein MALTREQMAQRVARELEDGFYVNLGIGIPTLVANYIPDGIDVMLQSENGLLGMGRFPTEEEVDADMINAGKQTVTARPGAAIFSSAESFAMIRGGHVDLTVLGAFEVDQNGNIASWMVPGKLIKGMGGAMDLVAGAENIICTMTHASKHGESKLLEQCNLPLTGAGCINRVLTDLAYLEIKDGSFILKERAPGVSVEEIVEKTAGKLIVPDHVPEMTFVELD, encoded by the coding sequence ATGGCTTTGACACGTGAACAGATGGCGCAGCGCGTGGCCCGCGAGCTGGAAGATGGCTTCTACGTCAATCTCGGTATCGGCATCCCCACGCTGGTTGCCAATTATATTCCCGATGGTATCGATGTCATGCTGCAGTCGGAGAACGGACTGCTAGGGATGGGGCGCTTTCCCACCGAGGAAGAAGTGGATGCCGACATGATCAATGCCGGCAAGCAGACGGTAACGGCCCGCCCTGGTGCCGCGATTTTTTCCTCGGCGGAGTCCTTCGCCATGATTCGTGGGGGACATGTGGATCTCACTGTACTGGGAGCGTTTGAAGTCGACCAGAACGGCAACATCGCCTCATGGATGGTTCCCGGCAAGCTGATCAAGGGCATGGGCGGTGCCATGGACCTGGTGGCCGGCGCGGAAAACATCATTTGTACCATGACCCATGCTTCCAAGCATGGTGAATCGAAGCTGCTGGAACAGTGCAACTTGCCACTGACAGGAGCTGGTTGCATCAATCGGGTACTTACCGACCTGGCCTATCTGGAAATCAAGGACGGCAGCTTTATCCTGAAAGAGCGGGCTCCTGGCGTGAGTGTCGAAGAGATCGTCGAGAAGACGGCCGGCAAGTTGATCGTGCCGGATCACGTACCCGAAATGACCTTCGTCGAGCTTGATTGA
- a CDS encoding DUF1338 domain-containing protein: MQREEFTQQLWLDYVHAHPDIGALRLWPLPTTAEYMTLLTLNYGAFASSALLPSLAHLGYRVMSRYAMADRGVLVHLLAPTDNGSWLVLAELQLGTLSRQPREKLKALINQAHPDDCKGQNLLCRGRPWPMPDWQTYQQLKQAHPLAAWLSIMGPRLHHAGFDCRQLGTTLDALDQKLTQAGLTGQTDRHHGVVPISPLLDYRFYPAPPQKVVFADGDEHRISLGGLALAQKCVQTAHERVAELLLPHHTRCEIA, encoded by the coding sequence ATGCAACGCGAGGAGTTCACACAGCAACTATGGCTGGACTACGTTCACGCTCATCCCGACATCGGGGCGCTGCGGCTATGGCCCTTGCCGACCACCGCGGAATACATGACGCTTCTTACCCTCAATTATGGGGCATTTGCCAGTAGCGCCCTGCTACCGTCTCTCGCTCACCTGGGATACCGCGTCATGAGCCGTTATGCCATGGCGGATAGAGGCGTTCTTGTCCACTTGCTCGCGCCAACGGATAACGGCAGCTGGCTGGTGCTTGCGGAACTTCAACTGGGAACCTTGTCGCGCCAGCCTCGTGAAAAGCTCAAAGCCTTGATCAACCAGGCCCATCCCGACGACTGCAAAGGACAGAATCTCTTGTGTCGGGGCAGGCCTTGGCCCATGCCGGATTGGCAAACCTATCAGCAGCTGAAGCAAGCTCATCCCCTTGCAGCTTGGTTGTCGATCATGGGACCCCGTCTGCATCATGCCGGGTTTGACTGCCGCCAGCTCGGCACCACACTAGACGCGTTGGACCAGAAGCTGACACAAGCAGGCTTGACCGGACAGACGGATCGCCACCACGGGGTGGTGCCGATTTCCCCTCTGCTCGACTACCGTTTCTACCCCGCCCCACCACAGAAAGTGGTGTTTGCCGACGGCGACGAACATCGCATCAGCCTGGGCGGGCTTGCGCTGGCTCAGAAGTGTGTTCAAACCGCCCATGAGCGCGTTGCCGAACTCCTGCTGCCACATCATACGCGGTGTGAAATTGCCTGA
- a CDS encoding response regulator transcription factor has product MQNLEQRLLIVDDDEMFCHVLSRALSRRGYEVLVAHDAEQAMVLAAQHDPVMATLDLKLEHSSGLKLLPELLEVAPQCRIVILTGYSSIATAVEAIKLGAVNYLCKPVDADDVLAAFERQTGDPDTELADNPPSINRITWEHIQKVLQEHDGNISATARALGMHRRTLQRKLQKRPVKR; this is encoded by the coding sequence ATGCAAAACCTTGAGCAACGACTACTAATCGTCGATGACGATGAAATGTTCTGCCACGTACTTAGCCGTGCCTTGAGTCGTAGAGGCTACGAGGTTCTGGTGGCCCATGATGCCGAACAGGCCATGGTTCTGGCAGCACAGCATGACCCGGTGATGGCCACGCTCGACCTCAAGCTTGAGCACAGTTCGGGGCTGAAGCTATTGCCGGAGTTGCTGGAAGTGGCTCCCCAGTGCCGCATTGTGATTCTGACGGGATACTCGAGCATTGCGACCGCCGTCGAGGCGATCAAGCTGGGAGCGGTGAACTATTTATGCAAACCAGTGGATGCCGATGATGTCCTGGCGGCTTTCGAACGTCAGACAGGCGATCCCGACACCGAGCTTGCGGACAATCCACCATCGATCAACCGTATCACCTGGGAACATATCCAGAAGGTACTACAAGAACACGACGGCAACATTTCTGCTACCGCGCGTGCCTTGGGAATGCACCGTCGTACACTGCAAAGAAAGTTGCAGAAAAGGCCGGTCAAGCGTTGA
- a CDS encoding CoA transferase subunit A, translating into MAGFDKRVSSYAEAMEGIQSGMTILAGGFGLCGIPENLIAEIKRQGVKDLTVVSNNCGVDGFGLGLLLEDRQIRKIFASYVGENALFEQQMLNDEIEVVLTPQGTLAEKMRAGGAGIPAFYTATGYGTPIGEGKEVREFNGRPHILEEAITGDFAIVKGWKADRYGNVMYRHTAQNFNPMAATAGRITVVEVEEIVEPGELEPSQIHTPGIYVDRLIQSSFEKRIEKRTVRS; encoded by the coding sequence ATGGCAGGATTCGATAAGCGGGTTTCATCTTACGCGGAAGCCATGGAGGGAATCCAAAGCGGTATGACGATTCTCGCCGGTGGCTTCGGGTTATGCGGTATTCCGGAAAATCTGATTGCGGAAATCAAGCGCCAAGGCGTCAAGGACCTTACCGTCGTCTCCAACAACTGTGGCGTGGATGGTTTCGGGTTGGGCTTGCTCCTGGAGGACCGTCAGATCCGCAAGATCTTCGCATCCTATGTGGGAGAAAATGCCCTGTTCGAGCAGCAGATGCTCAATGACGAGATTGAAGTCGTGCTCACTCCTCAGGGAACCCTGGCAGAAAAAATGCGGGCCGGCGGTGCGGGTATACCAGCTTTCTATACGGCCACCGGCTATGGCACACCTATCGGTGAAGGCAAGGAAGTACGTGAGTTCAACGGGCGACCGCATATTCTCGAAGAAGCCATCACCGGTGATTTCGCCATCGTCAAAGGGTGGAAAGCCGATCGCTACGGGAATGTCATGTACCGCCACACTGCACAGAACTTCAATCCCATGGCAGCGACTGCGGGTCGTATCACAGTCGTGGAAGTCGAAGAGATCGTCGAACCGGGTGAACTGGAACCGAGCCAGATTCATACCCCGGGCATATACGTGGATCGTCTCATCCAGAGCTCGTTTGAAAAGCGTATTGAAAAGCGCACCGTTCGCAGCTGA
- a CDS encoding GrxA family glutaredoxin yields the protein MFVVIFGRMSCPFCVRALRLAEQLEGAGKIEGYRYVDMPKEGVTKEDIAKTAGKPVYTVPQVFVDQAHIGGFSEFDHYVRTQGLL from the coding sequence ATGTTCGTGGTTATCTTCGGCCGTATGTCCTGTCCCTTCTGCGTACGGGCCTTGCGCCTGGCCGAGCAACTCGAGGGAGCGGGCAAGATTGAAGGATACCGCTATGTGGACATGCCGAAAGAGGGTGTGACCAAGGAAGACATCGCCAAGACCGCAGGCAAGCCCGTATATACGGTTCCGCAGGTCTTCGTTGATCAAGCTCATATCGGTGGGTTTAGCGAATTTGATCATTATGTGCGCACCCAAGGGTTGCTCTAG
- a CDS encoding LysR family transcriptional regulator, which produces MTLKQLRAFLAVAQTLSFTQACDRLHLSQPALSLAIKGLEETLGGRLLIRSTRSVRLTPEGESLLPLAKHLLAQWDNTEELLRQRFTLQLGRLSVAAMPAFACNLLPAALVEFRQRYPRINITVHDVINEEVTEMVRSRQVEMGIAFRPEGTGSLSFTALFEDRFVAVVARDSPLAALDYLTWPMLLQQPIITLQRPSMVRRLLEQELGKRDIDLQVAFESHQLATVGRMVASNLGVSAVPSMCIRQMQESGACCLPLLEPSITCTVGILTHDELSIAAHTLSGVLQETVQAPTLSR; this is translated from the coding sequence GTGACACTCAAACAACTTCGTGCTTTTCTTGCCGTAGCGCAGACGCTGAGTTTCACCCAGGCCTGCGATCGGCTGCATCTTTCCCAGCCGGCTCTCAGCCTGGCCATCAAGGGGCTTGAAGAGACTCTGGGCGGCAGGCTTCTCATCCGCAGCACTCGCAGCGTAAGGCTTACCCCCGAAGGCGAGTCCCTGCTCCCCTTGGCCAAGCATCTCCTGGCCCAGTGGGATAATACCGAGGAGCTGCTACGCCAGCGCTTCACCCTGCAGCTGGGCCGCTTGAGCGTTGCCGCAATGCCAGCATTTGCCTGCAACCTGCTGCCTGCGGCGCTGGTCGAGTTTCGCCAGCGCTATCCACGCATCAACATCACCGTGCATGATGTGATCAATGAAGAAGTCACCGAGATGGTGCGTTCACGCCAGGTTGAAATGGGCATAGCCTTCCGCCCCGAGGGCACTGGCAGTCTATCGTTTACCGCCCTGTTCGAGGATCGCTTTGTCGCCGTGGTTGCTAGAGACTCACCTCTGGCGGCACTTGACTATCTGACATGGCCCATGCTCTTGCAGCAGCCCATCATTACTCTGCAACGACCCTCCATGGTGCGCCGGTTGCTGGAACAGGAACTTGGCAAGCGTGACATCGACTTGCAAGTGGCATTTGAAAGTCATCAACTTGCTACCGTGGGCCGCATGGTGGCTTCCAACCTCGGTGTCAGTGCAGTCCCCTCGATGTGTATTCGGCAAATGCAGGAGTCCGGCGCTTGTTGTCTGCCGCTCTTGGAGCCAAGCATCACCTGCACGGTAGGCATCCTGACCCATGACGAGCTATCCATTGCGGCCCACACCCTCAGTGGCGTACTGCAGGAAACCGTGCAAGCCCCGACCTTGAGCCGCTAG
- the hybE gene encoding [NiFe]-hydrogenase assembly chaperone HybE, whose amino-acid sequence MQALSSADYRYLADIATRYRDKHLREMKLSPHFNPALGVDALCFHRVDEVLVGALITPIALWLVAVPAQAKTHIPPAEGTCYRLSLPSGEYRLEAELLEPPFHVWRCCILEDLKELQDMGEAARLAQAMMTRLMQVDDTK is encoded by the coding sequence ATGCAGGCCTTGAGTTCCGCAGACTATCGATATCTTGCCGATATTGCCACGCGCTACCGGGATAAGCATTTGCGTGAAATGAAACTCTCTCCTCATTTCAATCCTGCCTTGGGGGTTGATGCCTTGTGTTTCCACCGAGTCGATGAGGTGCTGGTGGGGGCGTTGATCACTCCCATTGCGTTATGGCTGGTAGCCGTGCCAGCGCAAGCAAAAACGCACATACCCCCAGCAGAAGGAACCTGCTATCGACTATCTCTACCTTCAGGTGAGTACCGCCTGGAAGCGGAACTTCTCGAACCGCCGTTTCATGTCTGGCGGTGCTGTATCCTGGAAGATCTGAAGGAACTTCAAGACATGGGTGAAGCCGCAAGACTTGCTCAAGCGATGATGACGCGGTTGATGCAAGTTGATGACACAAAGTGA